Proteins encoded by one window of Haematobia irritans isolate KBUSLIRL chromosome 2, ASM5000362v1, whole genome shotgun sequence:
- the LOC142225932 gene encoding uncharacterized protein LOC142225932 — MAAYLPRREPLEEEQQNDNGRRPRADDRRNHQHARNRSSGRAEVHPGRVERPANWQYSCGLCQEDHPLSSCQRFRDKTPYQRYETVERRGYCRNCLARSHLAPDCQSLITCRRCSHRHHTLLHGASQLEDSLASAILSVPVKSTRYLWDHVFIPTAMIRVALEEVDSWATVRALICQASSMSRIAYSTFRRLGLRSFLYQGQRFTKFKIMSRRTNSTWALKVNALITDELPRRPYSDPLLEDPTRDFSDQSLADPDPRSNVPIDIELGADTYSAIYREGSTFTGLGDVNAYKTVLGYIISGPIRNLSH; from the coding sequence ATGGCAGCTTATTTACCACGCCGTGAGCCATTGGAGGAGGAGCAGCAGAACGATAATGGTAGAAGACCCAGAGCTGATGACAGACGCAATCACCAACACGCAAGAAACCGATCTAGTGGTCGAGCCGAAGTCCATCCTGGTAGAGTTGAACGACCGGCAAACTGGCAGTATTCTTGCGGACTCTGCCAGGAGGATCATCCCCTTAGTTCTTGCCAAAGATTTCGCGACAAGACCCCTTACCAACGATATGAGACGGTAGAAAGAAGAGGGTACTGCCGAAACTGTTTGGCTCGCAGTCATTTGGCACCTGATTGTCAAAGTCTCATCACTTGTCGCCGTTGTAGTCACAGACACCATACACTTCTGCATGGGGCATCTCAGCTAGAGGACTCTCTAGCCTCTGCCATTTTATCAGTGCCTGTGAAATCGACGAGGTATCTATGGGACCACGTATTCATTCCAACGGCAATGATAAGAGTCGCCTTGGAAGAAGTTGACAGTTGGGCGACAGTGAGAGCGCTAATTTGTCAAGCATCATCAATGTCACGTATCGCATATTCCACATTTCGACGTTTGGGACTCAGATCATTTTTATATCAGGGTCAAAGGTTCACGAAATTCAAAATTATGTCCCGTCGTACAAACAGCACATGGGCACTGAAGGTAAACGCGCTCATAACTGATGAACTTCCACGAAGACCTTATTCGGACCCTCTACTCGAAGACCCTACAAGAGATTTTAGCGATCAGTCCCTTGCCGACCCAGACCCGAGAAGTAATGTACCCATCGACATTGAACTTGGTGCGGATACTTATTCTGCAATTTATCGAGAGGGATCCACATTCACCGGACTTGGCGATGTGAACGCCTACAAAACAGTGCTGGGATACATCATTTCCGGTCCCATAAGGAACCTCAGCCATTAA